Genomic segment of bacterium:
GGTGCCTGTCGATTATATTTACAGTTTACAGTTATCCGTTTACTGTTAACAGTTCATTGTTCACTGTTAATTGTTTAAAGCTGTTCCTGCAGTCTGGCCAGGGAATATTTCTTCTGGTTCAACGGTCCCAGGATGGCCGCCCCCAGCTTTTGGGGCACCAGCAGGTTTTGGGCCATCTGCCGCACCTGGTCTATGGTCACCCGGTCTATCAGGACCGCGGTCTCCTCCGGGGTCAGGTAGGGCTCGTGGTGCAGGGCCATCTTGGCCAGGCGCATCATCCGGTTGGAGGTGCTCTCCATCCCCAGGAACAGGCCGCCCTTGAGCTGCTCCTTGGCGTTGTCCAGTTCGGCCCGGGAAACGGGATTCCTGGACATTTGCCTGATCTCTTTGAGCGCCATGGCCAGGGCCTGGTCCGTCTTGTCGGGAGACACGCCCAGATAGACCCCCAGCACCCCGGTATCCCGGTAAAGATCGGTGAAGGAGAAGACCGAGTAGGCCAGCCCGCTTTGCTCCCGGATCTTCTGGAACAGCCGGGAGCTCATGCCCCCGCCCAGGATGGTATTCAGCACCAGAAGGACATAGCGCCGGGGATCGTTGGTGGCCAGGGCCGGCATCCCCAGGCAGATGTGGGCCTGGGATATCTTGCGGGACAGCATCTTTAAAGAAGGCTTGAAGTCCGGGACAAAGGGCTTGGCCGCCAGCTCCTGCCTTTGGGCCGGGCCGGGGAAATACTTTTCCAGCATCCGGCAAAAACCCCGGTGATCCACCTGGCCGGCCAGGGACACCATCATGTGGGGCGGCCGGTAGCATTGACGCCAGAAGTTTTTGACCCTGGGGGCGGTGAACTCCCGGCAATTTTCCCTGGAGCCCAGGATGGGAAAGCTCAAGGGGTGCCCGTCGAACATGGCCTCGGCAAAAAGCTCATACACCAGGTCGTCCGGGGTGTCCTCCACACTCTTGATCTCCTCGGCGATCACCATTTTCTCCCGGGCCACGTCCCGGGGATCGAACTTCAGGTTGGTGACTATGTCGGCTATCAGCTCCAGGGCCAGGGCCTGGTGGCGCTGCTGGACCCGGGCGTAAAAACAGGTCTCCTCCTTGGAGGTAAAGGCGTCCAGGTGCCCGCCCACCGATTCCAGGCACAGGGCGATGTCCCGGGCGCTCCGGTTCTTTGTCCCTTTGAAGGCCATGTGTTCTATGAAGTGGCACATCCCCCGGGTAGCGGGAGATTCGTCGCGCGAGCCCCGGGCCAGCCACAGCCCCACGGCGATAGAGGCGGCCCCGGAGATGTTCTCGCTGACCGCGGTCAGTCCGGAAGAAAGGACGGTTTTATGGTGCTGCGTTTTGATCTTCTGCATCCTAACCCAGATAAGCCAAAACTATAAGGAAGCCAGGAAAGACAGGAAAGGATTCCCTGCTTCCCTGCCGGACTTCGGTAGTTGTGGCTGATGCCATGATTTCTATAATATTTATTATATTTTGCATAGATAATTAGTTTTGGTTGGCATAAATGGAAATGCTTGTTTGATTTCGTGTAACCGATAGGATTCCTCCTGGTAAACCTTCCTGGTTTCATGGCTTCCTAATAAATATTCCTTCACTTTATCGGCTACCGCACCTTGATATCCTTGACCCGCAGCTGCAGCTTTTTGCGGCCCTGCCACTCGTTCTCCTCCAGCACAAAGGCCAGGTCCAGGCTGCAGTCCCGGTCCTCCAGTTCGTCCAGGAGGTCGCCGAAGGAAAAACCGATGGTGTCGAATATCTTCTGGTTTTGCTTGACCTTGAATTTCAAATGATTCTTGCCCACGATGTAGGGCGTGCCCACCACCCGCAGTTGGTCCGATACCAGCACCGGATGGCGGTTGCCCGGGCCGAAGGGGGCGAACAGGGAAAAGCTCTGGGCCGTTTCCAGGTCTATGGAGTCCAGGTCAACCTCGGCATCCAGGGTCTGGCTGGGGATCATATCCTCGGGGCTCAATACCTCATCGGCATACTTGTTGATGTCGGTCCGGAACTGGGGGATGCTCCCGGCATCGATCGACAGGCCGGCCGCATATTTGTGCCCCCCGTATCCCAGCAGGTGCTGCTGGCATTCCTTGAGGGCCTGGTGCAGGTGAAAGGCGGTGATGGAGCGGGCCGAACCCTTGCCCTTGTCGCCGTCCACCGCGATCAGGATGGTGGGCCGGTAAAAGGCCTCCACCAGCCTTGAGGCCACTATCCCGATCACCCCCTGGTGCCAGGTGTCGGAGGACAGCACTATCACCCGCTCCTTGTTCAGGTTGACCTGCTGTGCCACCATATCCATGGCTTCGTTCAGGATCAGCTCGTCGATCTCCTTGCGCTTGCGGTTCTCCTCATCCAGCGATCTGGCGATGGTAAAGGCCTCGTCCTGGTTTTCGGTCACTAAAAGCTTTAAAGCCAGGTCGGCCGTGCCTATCCGGCCGGCGGCGTTTATCCGGGGGGCCACCACAAAGACTATCTGGCCGGAATCCATCGGCTTGCCGGACAACCCGGTCACCTCCAGCAGGGCCCTGATGCCCGGCTTGCTGCTGTTCTTGATCCGCTCTATCCCGAACTTGGCCAGCACCCGGTTCTCGCCGGTCAGGGGGACGATGTCGGCGATGGTGCCCAGGGCCACCAGGTCCAAGTGCTGCTCCAGCGCAGCGTCCTCCATTCCCAGCCGGCGGTACAGGGCCTGCATCAGCTTGTAGGCCACCCCCACCCCGGCCAGTTCCTGGTAGGGATAGGTGCTGTCGCCCCGCTTGGGGTCCAGTACTGAGATAGCTTCGGGCAGGCTGTCCTTGGTCTCGTGGTGGTCGGTGATGATGCAGTCTATCCCAAGACTTTTGGCCAAAAGCACCTCCGGGTGGGCGGTGATGCCGCAGTCCACCGAGATGATCAGTTTCAC
This window contains:
- a CDS encoding pitrilysin family protein is translated as MQKIKTQHHKTVLSSGLTAVSENISGAASIAVGLWLARGSRDESPATRGMCHFIEHMAFKGTKNRSARDIALCLESVGGHLDAFTSKEETCFYARVQQRHQALALELIADIVTNLKFDPRDVAREKMVIAEEIKSVEDTPDDLVYELFAEAMFDGHPLSFPILGSRENCREFTAPRVKNFWRQCYRPPHMMVSLAGQVDHRGFCRMLEKYFPGPAQRQELAAKPFVPDFKPSLKMLSRKISQAHICLGMPALATNDPRRYVLLVLNTILGGGMSSRLFQKIREQSGLAYSVFSFTDLYRDTGVLGVYLGVSPDKTDQALAMALKEIRQMSRNPVSRAELDNAKEQLKGGLFLGMESTSNRMMRLAKMALHHEPYLTPEETAVLIDRVTIDQVRQMAQNLLVPQKLGAAILGPLNQKKYSLARLQEQL
- the recJ gene encoding single-stranded-DNA-specific exonuclease RecJ, with amino-acid sequence MEKNWIYPQPVETGLVNKIAASLEVPSIIARLLVARGITTGPEARQFLRPTLKDLHDPYLMNDMEKTVVRIEEALAARQKIMIYGDYDVDGITGTALLWRSLFALGAEVSWYLPNRIQEGYGISASGVEEAQRRGVKLIISVDCGITAHPEVLLAKSLGIDCIITDHHETKDSLPEAISVLDPKRGDSTYPYQELAGVGVAYKLMQALYRRLGMEDAALEQHLDLVALGTIADIVPLTGENRVLAKFGIERIKNSSKPGIRALLEVTGLSGKPMDSGQIVFVVAPRINAAGRIGTADLALKLLVTENQDEAFTIARSLDEENRKRKEIDELILNEAMDMVAQQVNLNKERVIVLSSDTWHQGVIGIVASRLVEAFYRPTILIAVDGDKGKGSARSITAFHLHQALKECQQHLLGYGGHKYAAGLSIDAGSIPQFRTDINKYADEVLSPEDMIPSQTLDAEVDLDSIDLETAQSFSLFAPFGPGNRHPVLVSDQLRVVGTPYIVGKNHLKFKVKQNQKIFDTIGFSFGDLLDELEDRDCSLDLAFVLEENEWQGRKKLQLRVKDIKVR